Proteins co-encoded in one Setaria viridis chromosome 9, Setaria_viridis_v4.0, whole genome shotgun sequence genomic window:
- the LOC140221171 gene encoding uncharacterized protein gives MAEYGAAAEDFVLLRCFDGEEFRVPSALARRAGVVAACMDAGEHVAAGAVPVPGGVAGRVLAAVIAYWIGRHAVSTGDLGRYDEEYVAGLSHDVRVDIIKAAFHLGERGLFELFGPPVAPCA, from the coding sequence ATGGCCGAATACGGCGCCGCGGCCGAAGACTTCGTGCTGCTGAGGTGCTTCGACGGCGAGGAGTTCCGCGTGCCGTCTGCGCTGGCGAGGCGTGCCGGGGTTGTCGCGGCATGCATGGATGCCGGTGAGCACGTGGCAGCAGGGGCCGTGCCGGTGCCCGGTGGCGTCGCTGGCCGTGTCCTGGCCGCGGTGATCGCGTACTGGATCGGCCGCCACGCCGTCAGCACCGGGGATCTCGGTAGGTACGACGAGGAGTACGTCGCCGGGCTCAGCCACGACGTGCGCGTCGACATCATCAAAGCGGCGTTCCACCTGGGCGAGCGCGGGCTCTTTGAGCTCTTCGGGCCACCGGTCGCACCGTGTGCCTGA